The following is a genomic window from Actinomadura sp. WMMB 499.
TGCCGTGAGCCAGGGCGCCAACGCGGGAGAGCACACGATCGAACTCCGCTTGCAGCACGAGGCCCCGCAAGGACCGAAGCTGATCTTCCACACAGCGGCATGGCGAGCTTTCGCAACACAGGTCAGGGAAGGTGCGTACGACGCGTGAGCTCACACACCAACAACGCGAACGCGGCCCATGCCCATTGGCGCAAGAGTACTCGCAGCCAGCAGAACGGTGCTTGTGTTGAGGTTGCCGACCTCGCCGCGACAGTGGGAGTACGGGACAGCAAGGCACCGGACGCGGGGCACCTTTCCTTCGCCCTCGAAACCTGGGCCGGGTTCATGGCCGAAGCACGAAGCGCCGGTTCGATCTGCCGTGAGCGAGGGCGCTTCGGCGCCAGGACGCCCCGCTGACCTCCCGTCAGCGGGGCGCACTGTCCGGCCACGAGACTGACGGATCGTCGCCGACGCCGTCATCGGTCGATCCGGTGGTCCTCATCGTCGAGCCAGACGAACTGGCCGTTCGGGGTGACGGTCAGGCCCCACCGATCGGAGGCCGGGCGGTCCAGCCCGTCCCACCAGTTGAACGCGTCCTCTACCTCCTGCCACAGGTCGCGCTCACCCGACTGGCGGATCGGGAACTCCTCCGTGCCCGGCTCGTGCTCCAGAGAGGCCCACGAGCGCGACCACGGATCGACCAGCCACACCGTGTAGGCGCCTTCACCGCTTCCAGGGGTGACGATCAACTTGCAGTGCGGGACTTTCAGGCCGACTGCGAGGGAAGCGTCATATTCGCCCAGCACGGAGTACGGGTGCGTCTCGGTGGAGGACCGCCGTGCCTGGGTCATGCCGTGCACGTGGCGGTCCAACGAGGCGCGCTTGCCGCGCTGGGCGCGGAGCGGCATGAACGCCACGTTTCCTACGATCCGGCCACGCATGGTCCCGTCCCCCTGCACCAGGAACGACACCAGCGCGCCGTTGTGGAAGTCGGTCGTCCAGGGCACCAGGACCCGGCCTCCCGGACGGGTCTGGGCCGCCCACGCGGGCGGCACACGCTGAGCCGCCGCCGTGGCGATCACCCGGTCGAACGGCGCGGACTCCAGGTGGCCGTGCGCACCGTCCCCGCACGCGACCGTGATCTTGTATCCCTCGGCCCGCAGCGTGCGGCGGGCGCGGTCGGCCACGACCGGGTCCACCTCCACGCTGGTCACCCGGTCGTCACCGAGCCGTTCGGCCAGCAGGGCGGCGTTCCATCCGGTGCCGGTGCCGACCTCCAGCACGTTCATGCCCGGCCCGGCTTCCAGCGCCGCCAGCATCATTGCCACCACGTCCGGGCGGCTGGCCGAACTCGTGATCTCGTAACCGACC
Proteins encoded in this region:
- a CDS encoding DUF397 domain-containing protein, with protein sequence MASFRNTGQGRCVRRVSSHTNNANAAHAHWRKSTRSQQNGACVEVADLAATVGVRDSKAPDAGHLSFALETWAGFMAEARSAGSICRERGRFGARTPR
- a CDS encoding protein-L-isoaspartate O-methyltransferase codes for the protein MAGAEELAARLAAELAEAGDLTPQWRGPFETVLRHRFVPETVWVQDGDRLVPVHRADDEEAWLRSCYANEFVITQVDDGVPAGPGRVGYEITSSASRPDVVAMMLAALEAGPGMNVLEVGTGTGWNAALLAERLGDDRVTSVEVDPVVADRARRTLRAEGYKITVACGDGAHGHLESAPFDRVIATAAAQRVPPAWAAQTRPGGRVLVPWTTDFHNGALVSFLVQGDGTMRGRIVGNVAFMPLRAQRGKRASLDRHVHGMTQARRSSTETHPYSVLGEYDASLAVGLKVPHCKLIVTPGSGEGAYTVWLVDPWSRSWASLEHEPGTEEFPIRQSGERDLWQEVEDAFNWWDGLDRPASDRWGLTVTPNGQFVWLDDEDHRIDR